A genome region from Hevea brasiliensis isolate MT/VB/25A 57/8 chromosome 9, ASM3005281v1, whole genome shotgun sequence includes the following:
- the LOC110647815 gene encoding mitochondrial import inner membrane translocase subunit Tim13, which yields MDSFSSPSIGSSSSNISSSDLMDQLKTQLAQAYAEEFLETVRGKCFEKCITKPSSSLSGSESSCISRCVDRYIEATGIISRALFNAPH from the exons ATGGATTCTTTTTCATCACCGTCAATTGGATCAAGTTCGTCTAATATTTCATCTTCGGACCTCATGGACCAGTTGAAGACTCAGCTTGCCCAGGCTTATGCTGAGGAGTTCCTCGAG ACTGTTAGGGGGAAATGTTTTGAGAAGTGCATCACAAAACCAAGTTCAAGCCTCAGTGGGAGTGAGAGTAGCTGTATCTCCAGGTGTGTGGACCGTTACATAGAGGCTACTGGCATCATTAGCAGAGCTCTTTTCAATGCACCACACTGA
- the LOC110647814 gene encoding LOW QUALITY PROTEIN: probable F-box protein At2g36090 (The sequence of the model RefSeq protein was modified relative to this genomic sequence to represent the inferred CDS: inserted 1 base in 1 codon): MAAKINTDTTTDHPMICHLQGMCSDLVANIMSRVDGLALASLACTSSDLRGIARHHGLWENLCHSTWPSTARAQHLISPSLIRHFDQFFADSYPLIFYDEAAKHSSPKVETSTSPPDFVSLVDIYYKNQCVLSRVLHGIPEAVDVSTPKLMDDNCYMISSERAQWFLNCPXNLQLLDLTHDEEEDDDDLGYADIDNDNLGHTNNSERSTLDEKSDNCKELMEDLRLSWVLLDKKTGKAVNLSTWKPFTAQTIWPHGDYVMQFGSIIPFEEKVLPQKLTRCTITTKFKVTEMHGNFQWRQISMSVENVTGSLLDGKTSLMILNKALYSMRSTNWLKVENGLNQYEKQKRGLIRRKELKENLANRIYISVEIVVLTLLHHTISKLF; the protein is encoded by the exons ATGGCTGCGAAGATCAACACAGATACCACAACGGACCATCCTATGATATGCCATCTACAGGGCATGTGCAGTGACCTTGTGGCAAATATCATGTCTCGTGTCGATGGTTTAGCCTTGGCCTCCCTCGCTTGCACCTCTTCTGACCTCCGAGGCATTGCTCGACACCACGGGCTGTGGGAAAATCTATGCCACTCCACTTGGCCTTCTACTGCGCGGGCACAGCATCTCATTTCGCCTTCACTCATCCGCCATTTCGATCAATTCTTCGCTGATTCCTACCCATTGATATTCTATGACGAAGCTGCCAAACACAGCTCTCCTAAAGTGGAAACTAGCACTTCTCCTCCTGATTTTGTGTCGCTCGTAGATATTTATTACAAGAACCAATGCGTCCTCTCCAGAGTTCTACACGGCATACCTGAAGCTGTAGATGTATCGACCCCCAAACTCATGGATGACAACTGCTACATGATTTCCAGTGAACGCGCGCAATGGTTTCTGAATTGCC TTAATCTACAACTGCTGGACCTCACACATGATGAGGAGGAAGATGATGATGATCTTGGCTATGCTGATATTGACAATGACAATCTTGGTCACACCAACAACAGTGAAAGATCAACTCTGGATGAAAAATCAGATAACTGCAAGGAGCTCATGGAGGACCTCAGATTGAGTTGGGTGCTGTTAGACAAGAAGACAGGCAAGGCAGTTAATCTCTCAACCTGGAAGCCATTTACAGCACAGACTATCTGGCCACATGGGGACTATGTAATGCAGTTTGGTAGCATTATACCCTTTGAAGAGAAAGTGCTGCCTCAAAAGCTAACCAGGTGCACAATAACAACTAAGTTTAAGGTGACAGAAATGCATGGGAATTTTCAGTGGAGGCAAATCAGCATGAGCGTTGAGAATGTAACAGGCTCCCTGCTTGATGGAAAGACGAGTTTGATGATTCTGAACAAGGCACTATACAGCATGCGAAGCACAAATTGGCTTAAGGTGGAAAATGGCTTAAATCAATATGAAAAACAAAAAAGAGGGTTAATTAGGCGAAAGGAATTGAAAGAAAATTTGGCTAACAGGATTTATATCTCGGTTGAGATTGTAGTTTTAACACTTCTTCATCATACTATTAGTAAATTATTTTAG